One window of Acipenser ruthenus chromosome 17, fAciRut3.2 maternal haplotype, whole genome shotgun sequence genomic DNA carries:
- the LOC117423107 gene encoding claudin-1-like, giving the protein MANAGLQMLGFVLAFIGFVGLIASTSMPEWKASSYAGDNIVTALAIYEGLWMSCASQSTGQVQCKWFDSLLQLSASVQTTRALMILGIFLGFFAILIASLGMKCTTCFADDKQKKSRIATIGGAVFITAGLSALVATSWYGHRISQDFYNPFTPTNTKYEFGVALFIGWGAATLCILGGAFLCSSSCSKGGQAGSRQYPKTGAMPSGDKDYV; this is encoded by the exons ATGGCAAACGCAGGGCTGCAAATGCTTGGGTTTGTCTTGGCTTTCATTGGCTTTGTCGGTCTGATTGCATCCACGTCGATGCCTGAATGGAAGGCATCATCGTATGCGGGGGACAATATCGTGACAGCCTTGGCGATATACGAGGGGCTGTGGATGTCGTGCGCGTCGCAGAGTACTGGACAGGTACAATGCAAATGGTTTGACTCGCTACTGCAACTGAGCG CCAGTGTCCAGACCACGCGGGCTCTGATGATCCTGGGCATCTTCCTGGGGTTCTTTGCTATTCTCATTGCGTCGCTGGGTATGAAGTGCACCACCTGCTTCGCCGACGACAAGCAGAAAAAGTCGCGCATTGCCACGATCGGGGGCGCTGTCTTCATCACCGCAG GTCTCTCGGCTCTGGTGGCTACATCCTGGTACGGTCACAGAATTTCACAGGATTTCTACAACCCATTTACTCCGACTAACACAAA ATACGAGTTTGGCGTGGCTCTCTTTATTGGCTGGGGGGCCGCGACACTCTGTATCCTGGGGGGGGCCTTCCTCTGCAGCTCCTCGTGTTCCAAGGGGGGGCAGGCAGGCTCTCGGCAGTACCCCAAGACTGGAGCCATGCCCTCAGGAGACAAGGACTACGTGTAG